Part of the Chanodichthys erythropterus isolate Z2021 chromosome 13, ASM2448905v1, whole genome shotgun sequence genome is shown below.
TCCTttgactgaagcagatttacaTACTTACACACTGAATTTGAACATCGTCTGTAATCgccgactgaacgcaactggctctgactggacgcgtttgggCACGATCactcataagtatcaatttacattcataatcggctttacaatcgttaagtgtgtgcgcggctttaGAGAAATTTTGTGCCCTCAGTGCTGCAACCAGAAAACTATGGGTGATGCAATTGTGCGCATGGTTACTTATCGACACTTGCATTTGGTGCAAGAagaaacttaaagggatagttcaccccagaaaatttatgtttatctgcttaccccctgTAACGAatcgggactgaggcagagatccatgtgcagcatttattaaagtgagagtggtcgtacaggcagggtcaaacaggagcaaacaggaacagcaaggaacaggcagaatcgtggtcaaggaacaggcaatgatcaggacaggcagatatcactcacaggtcggtatacaaagcaagggtcaggacaggcagcaacgggtcgataaacaggaaacaggcaggatcgGTAACGAtaaacaggcagacaataaacacagggaaacgctcagaaatgtcacacagggtaaacaagacttcgcaaatgggtggtgtgtgtgagagtctTATATAGTCCAGGGAGTGTGCTTAAGGTGTATGTGGCTGATGATGATTGGAGGGGAGTGTGAGCGTGTGACTGGCAGGGGGGgttgatgggaaatgtagtccggagaactgacaggatttgtgacagaatgtccccctcccggaaggcgcgtcctcgcgccgtagatggcacaactggggagggagggtgggtgccctggagacctacagGCAGGAGATACTGGATGTGCAGGTGGgtatggaggtctccagggcaggtccaggaactcaggccgccacggtgggtcaggtgccacgagcagccatggcgggtcaggagcctcgggcagccacggcgggtcaggagcctcgggcggccacggcggatCAGGAAGCCACGGCTGGTCAgatggctcgggcagccacggcaggtcaggagtGTCAggaagccacggcgggtcaggtggctcgggcagccacggcaggtcaggagtGTCAggaagccacggcgggtcagatggttcgggcaaccacggcaggtcaggtggcttgggcaaccacaGCAGGTTAGGCGGTTCggacggccacggcaggtcaggcggctcggacggccacggcaggtcaggtggctcggacggccacggcaggtcaggcggcttggacggccacggagggtcaggaggCTCggacggccacggcaggtcaggcggcttggacGGCCACAGCAAAGAGACAATACATGGCCCAAGTGGGCTACAGTCTATAAATGGCCATGATTGAGCAGGGttcccacccacaagctccccaccctcaggtacactgccccccccccaaaagttcttggggatttcagcggggcccgtcgcaggttcatgggcaaggagttcgggtggcgctggcagggccaggcgtgtgggtgCAGCCAGCAGGGCAAGACGCCtgagtggcgctggcagggctggaagcttggatggcgctggcagggctagGAGCCTGGATGGagctggcagggctggaagcttgggtggcgctggcagggctggaagcttggatggcaccggcagggctagaagcgtggatggcgccgacagagcaagaagcacaggtggcgccggcagggcaagaagcacaggtggcgccggcagggcaagaagcacaggtggcgccggcaggacaAGACGTTTGGACGTAAGAGGGGGAAGAACAGATggagccttcctcctcctcctcctcctcctcttccgaggatgaggcgatggttcaccgactggagcggtttctggagcagactcactggctgaagcggactcaatggctggaacaacccctgcatccttgagcaccgcaggggcggccatcttgcccgtgggcactggcaaagcagccatttggtccatcgcgtccagggtgcATAAATCCACTGCAATCGGCGAACAAGAGTCCAtggcaaccggcgagcttgagagcgttgaaaccggcgagcttgagagcgttgaaaccggcgagcttgagagcgttgaaaccggcgagcttgagagcgttgaaaccggcgtgtttgagagcgttgaaaccggcgagcttgagagcgttaaAACCGGCGAGCtagagagcgtagcaaccggcaggtttgagagcgaagcggccggctggcttgagagcgaagcgaccgGTTGGCTTGAGAGCGGAgcgaccggctggcttgagagcgaagcggccggcgggtttgagtgcgaagcggccggtgggcttgagtgcgaagcgaccgccgggcttgagtgcgaagcggccggttGATGCTTGGGAATGCCAGCCGCTCGCGCTGAAATCAGTGgtggatcagccacactggaacgcaatccTAGCTGCTTTCTGACTGATccagagacgtgacgttgctctgagcgatcagcggagacgtgacgttgctctgggcgatctgcgaaggcttgacgtggctctgggcgatcagcggagatgtgGCTCGGTGTTGTTATGGTggtagccgccattttgtgaatgTCCTTTGGCGCAGCGGCCATTACGTGGTTTATCTcggtgtcgcattcctccgcgaccccCACGGTAAACGGAGAACCAACAGTCAATAACACATAGTCCAGGAAATGACTAAGAGAAGAACGGGGTCCCTCACGAATTAATTGTTCTTTGAGTGGTTGGTTGACACCATCgcagaaaaagtcaataagtgCACAGTCAGGCAGATCTGAATAATATGCAATGTTCAGGTATTCTGTGATGTAATCCTCCAGTGATCTTGTGCCCTGCGTACTCCACAACAACAATTGATTAATGTCCATACCGTGTAGAGATcctccgggaaagctgctggatcgtggtgttggcgaagtcttctgtaacgaatcgggactgaggcagagatccatgtgcagcatttattaaagtgagagtggtcgtacaggcagggtcaaacaggagcaaacaggaacagcaaggaacaggcagaatcgtggtcaaggaacaggcaatgatcaggacaggcagatatcactcacaggtcggtatacaaagcaagggtcaggacaggcagcaacgggtcgataaacaggaaacaggcaggatcgGTAACGAtaaacaggcagacaataaacacagggaaacgctcagaaatgtcacacagggtaaacaagacttcgcaaatgggtggtgtgtgtgagagtctTATATAGTCCAGGGAGTGTGCTTAAGGTGTATGTGGCTGATGATGATTGGAGGGGAGTGTGAGCGTGTGACTGGCAGGGGGGgttgatgggaaatgtagtccggagaactgacaggatttgtgacacccccagggcatccaagatgtaggagactttctttcttcagtagaacacaaatgatgtcagtcgtataatgcatggcaatggtaacaaaatctatgagagtaaaaaaacatgcacagacaaatccaaattaaaccctgcggctcgtgacgacacattgatgtcctaagacatgaaaagattggtttgtgcgaaaaactgaacagtatttatatcattttttacctctatgTTGAACTGCCTTGAGCGCACACGCGGCATTCGGTGCGTACGGTGTGTACGTGCTCTGGCGTAGTTTAAACTTGGTGCCTGTAGTACAACAGTTGTTATACAAATGGAAGTAAACCACAAAAAAACATGGTTGTATTACATCAaaacttcattttattttgttacttttcATAAGGGcagctttacaaataaaaaggacACATACAAAAAAATCTTGTTCACATACCTCAGTTGGATGTGGAAAAACCATAGGCACAGCTGATGGTTTAAGTCGTATGTAATCCTCTCCTGGGAGTGTAAAATCATCAGGGGAAAAATGATCGCTGCAGACCCTCAACAACTTTAGTACGTTAATGGGTGTGTTGATATCCAGCCAAACAGCAATTATCCAGTGCTTGTGTAAACTACGCCAGAGCATTTACACACCTCAAGCACCGGATGCCATGTGcgcgctcaaggcagttggacatagtggtgcactagaggtaaaaaaatgatataaatactgttcggtttctctcacaagctgattgtttcgtgtcttaggacatcaatgtatCACCACAAGCTgtagggtttaatttggatttgtctgtgcatgtttttttttactctcatagattttgttaccattgcctgcattataagactgacagactacaacggttggagttaaaaatcatcatttgtgttctactgaaaaaacaaagtcacctgtacatcttggatgcgctggggataagcagataaacatcaaatttccatttttgggtgaactatccctttaaatatgaaacttggctagatataattttttttttttttttaatttaagagaAGATGGTGGTCTATCAGAGACAAAAGAAAACATCCTTGTTATATTATTGTGTAACGTTACCTCTGTGTGGTAATTCAATGAGATACGCAGAGATACGCAATCTTTGACTTTCAATGTTTTTTCCTGTTGATTATGCGGTTCAGGCTCAGCGGTGATCCACAGGGATCTCTTTATCCAATTTTGTTCTGAAAGCTGGGGGACTAAATGGCTCA
Proteins encoded:
- the LOC137034223 gene encoding uncharacterized protein, with protein sequence MDQMAALPVPTALPVPSKLPALPAPPKLPALPAPSRLLALPAPSKLPALPAPLRRLALLAAPTRLALPAPPELLAHEPATGPAEIPKNFWGGGSVPEGGELVGGNPAQSWPFIDCSPLGPCIVSLLWPSKPPDLPWPSEPPDPPWPSKPPDLPWPSEPPDLPWPSEPPDLPWPSEPPNLLWLPKPPDLPWLPEPSDPPWLPDTPDLPWLPEPPDPPWLPDTPDLPWLPEPSDQPWLPDPPWPPEAPDPPWLPEAPDPPWLLVAPDPPWRPEFLDLPWRPPYPPAHPVSPACRSPGHPPSLPSCAIYGARTRLPGGGHSVTNPVSSPDYISHQPPLPVTRSHSPPIIISHIHLKHTPWTI